Part of the Bos indicus isolate NIAB-ARS_2022 breed Sahiwal x Tharparkar chromosome 29, NIAB-ARS_B.indTharparkar_mat_pri_1.0, whole genome shotgun sequence genome is shown below.
GGTCTCCCGGCCCGGCCCCTCTGCGTGCCCACCAGGCACCTTGGGCCGCGGTGGGCTCACTTCTAGTCTGGGGGTGATGTTGGGGCCGCCCCCTTGATGGATGCTGCACACGTGCCGCCTAGAGTGCACCTGGGGGCCCCCTGCAGACGAGGGGGCCGTGTGCCCCCCTCAGGGGCGGGACCTCCGGGCAGAGGGCTGGGATCACCGCCTCCTCCTTCCCGCCCCAGGGAGCAGTGATGTTCATCTCAGCTGCCTCCGTGGCCCCTGGGACGGCTGGGCCGTGCCGCCCGGGGCCCCCTGGACCACCGCCACCTCTGCTGCCCAAGCCGGGAAAGGACAACCTGCGCCTGCAGAAGCTCCTGAGGAAGGCGGCCCGGAAGAGGATGGGCGGGGGCGGGCCCCCCGCTCCGCCCGGGGCTTTCCGCACCTCCCTGTCCCCCGTGAGCGAGGCCAGCCGTGACCAGGAGGCCCCGAGCCCACGTCCCATGGAGGCCCCGCGTCCAGCTGAGCTCCCGCGCCCCACCGAGGCCCTGCATCCCAGGGAGGCCCCACGCCCAGCCAACGCCCTGCATCCCACAGAGGCCCCACGCCCCACCGAAGCCCTGCATCCCCTGGAGGCCCCGCATCCGGTGGAGGTCCCGCGTCCAGCAGAGGCCATGCGTCCCTCTGATACCCCGCACCCCACTGACGCCCACCATCCGGCTGAGGCCCCACACCCTGCCGAGGCCCCACACCCTGCCGAGGCCCCAGTGGCTGTGGCCGCCACACCCCGCTGCCCCCCGACCCCTGTCATCCACCACGTAGCCTCCCCCACACAGAGGTCCACGTTCTCCTTCAGCCTCGCCCAGCGCAGGAGCCTGGCTTCCCACTTCAGGGCCACGGGCCCCCAGCTCACAGCCCTGGCCCCGGAACCCGCGCGGTGCCCCAGCGGCTTCACCCAGGTAGTGGCCCCTGCAGTGAGGGGCAGCCACGTCAGCCAAGTGCATGTCCGACTGGTGCCATCCCCGCAGGGCGGGACCCCCGAGCCCCCCCCGGCAGCCCCCCAGGGTCAGCACATGGCCCCCTGCCCTCCCGGGGCTCAGCCCCTGATCCCCGTGGCCCACATCCGCCCATTGCCCACTGGGACGCAGGTGGCCAGTCCCTGGCCTGCGGCATCCCCAGTGCCCAGGCCTCCCTCTGGCCTGCAGGCCTCGGTGCCCAGGGAGGCTGGCACCCGGGTGGTGGTGCCCATCACCCCCACCTACCGCTCGCCGGGACCCTCGCCTTTCAGGCCAGGCTCTGGGACCCCCGAACCCGGGCGCCTGGAGGAGCCCCCCACAGCTGGCCCTGCCACTGAGGCTGAGAGAGTCTCCAGCTCCCGCGGGGCCTCGCCCCCCGCCCCGCTGGcaggcccccacccctgcccggcCCCCAGAGCCGCAGCCAGGCCCCAGCTCAGCGGCTGGATGCGCCTCAAGAAGCAGCTATTGGAGGAGCCGGAGGAGCCCAAGTTCCCAGGGCCGGAGCCCAGCCCGGGGCAGGTGGACCAGGGCGAGACCACCCTTGCCAGCCTGGAGCCCCGGCCCCCCGCCTCCCGGGCCTCCAAGATGTGGGACGCGGTGCTCTACCGCGTGTCCGTGGCCGAGTCCCGCAGTGGCCAGGCGGGGCCTGGAGCTGGGGTGTGCACCCTGGCCGGTCTCAGGCGCCTGCCCTTCCTTTACCGGCCTCGCTTCAACGCCCGGAAGCTGCAGGAGGTGGCTGCCCGACCCCATCCTGTGACCTCCCCAGTCCTGGTCCTGAACCCCCAGCCCAAGAACTTCAACCGGACGGCGGCTGGCTGGAGGCTCCACTGAACAGCTGGGTGACCCCAGGGCTGTGGGGTGGACAAGAGGGGCTGAGTGTCCAGCTGGGAAACTGAAGCTGTTCAAGAGAAGAACCCGGCGGCCTGGGGGTCCGGAGGGGCGGTGGGGCGGACGGGAGCAGGAAGGACCACAGCGGGAGAAGGGGGTTAAGCAGGAGGCGGGTTTGGATGGtgcagaggagcagagagaggtcTGCTTTGCGGTAGAGTGTGGGGGCTTTGGGGGTGAACTTCTGGGGAGGCAGACAGTTCAGGAGGCCGCCTCGAGGTCAGGGTTGTCTGAGTAACCTCGCAGGGCAGGGCCAGCCTGGGCGTCTGCACAGGGCTTGGGGCAGGGGCTGCAGGGGGCG
Proteins encoded:
- the PRR33 gene encoding proline-rich protein 33 isoform X1, with the translated sequence MFISAASVAPGTAGPCRPGPPGPPPPLLPKPGKDNLRLQKLLRKAARKRMGGGGPPAPPGAFRTSLSPVSEASRDQEAPSPRPMEAPRPAELPRPTEALHPREAPRPANALHPTEAPRPTEALHPLEAPHPVEVPRPAEAMRPSDTPHPTDAHHPAEAPHPAEAPHPAEAPVAVAATPRCPPTPVIHHVASPTQRSTFSFSLAQRRSLASHFRATGPQLTALAPEPARCPSGFTQVVAPAVRGSHVSQVHVRLVPSPQGGTPEPPPAAPQGQHMAPCPPGAQPLIPVAHIRPLPTGTQVASPWPAASPVPRPPSGLQASVPREAGTRVVVPITPTYRSPGPSPFRPGSGTPEPGRLEEPPTAGPATEAERVSSSRGASPPAPLAGPHPCPAPRAAARPQLSGWMRLKKQLLEEPEEPKFPGPEPSPGQVDQGETTLASLEPRPPASRASKMWDAVLYRVSVAESRSGQAGPGAGVCTLAGLRRLPFLYRPRFNARKLQEVAARPHPVTSPVLVLNPQPKNFNRTAAGWRLH
- the PRR33 gene encoding proline-rich protein 33 isoform X2; the protein is MFISAASVAPGTAGPCRPGPPGPPPPLLPKPGKDNLRLQKLLRKAARKRMGGGGPPAPPGAFRTSLSPVSEASRDQEAPSPRPMEAPRPAELPRPTEAPRPTEALHPLEAPHPVEVPRPAEAMRPSDTPHPTDAHHPAEAPHPAEAPHPAEAPVAVAATPRCPPTPVIHHVASPTQRSTFSFSLAQRRSLASHFRATGPQLTALAPEPARCPSGFTQVVAPAVRGSHVSQVHVRLVPSPQGGTPEPPPAAPQGQHMAPCPPGAQPLIPVAHIRPLPTGTQVASPWPAASPVPRPPSGLQASVPREAGTRVVVPITPTYRSPGPSPFRPGSGTPEPGRLEEPPTAGPATEAERVSSSRGASPPAPLAGPHPCPAPRAAARPQLSGWMRLKKQLLEEPEEPKFPGPEPSPGQVDQGETTLASLEPRPPASRASKMWDAVLYRVSVAESRSGQAGPGAGVCTLAGLRRLPFLYRPRFNARKLQEVAARPHPVTSPVLVLNPQPKNFNRTAAGWRLH